A stretch of Vannielia litorea DNA encodes these proteins:
- a CDS encoding aspartate/glutamate racemase family protein: MTRIVLIHATRVAMAPIEAGFARAWPEVETLSILEEGLSSDAASGRVSAEVLDQRINALADYAMGLAPDAILYTCSAFGTGIETAAARLDLPVLKPNEAMFDAALGAGGRIAMLYTFPPAVAGMEQEFSDAALRIQANVTLRSIFVADALDALKSGDAATHDRLIAEAAAEVAGVDAIMLAHFSMSRAANMARAQADIPVLTSPDAAIDKLKRVLMTANSKGQSAC, translated from the coding sequence ATGACACGTATCGTTCTGATCCACGCCACGCGCGTCGCGATGGCCCCGATCGAGGCTGGCTTTGCCCGGGCCTGGCCCGAGGTTGAAACCCTGTCGATCCTCGAAGAAGGGCTGTCGTCCGATGCCGCATCGGGGCGGGTTTCCGCGGAGGTGCTGGACCAGCGCATCAACGCGCTGGCCGATTACGCCATGGGGCTGGCCCCCGACGCGATCCTCTATACCTGTTCCGCCTTCGGCACCGGCATCGAAACGGCGGCGGCGCGGCTGGACCTTCCGGTTCTGAAACCCAACGAGGCAATGTTCGACGCGGCGCTTGGGGCCGGCGGGCGGATTGCGATGCTTTATACCTTCCCGCCTGCGGTGGCCGGGATGGAGCAGGAGTTCAGCGATGCCGCGCTGCGGATACAGGCGAACGTCACGCTCCGTTCGATCTTCGTGGCCGATGCGCTGGACGCTTTGAAATCGGGCGACGCTGCCACCCATGACCGGCTGATCGCCGAGGCCGCGGCGGAGGTGGCCGGGGTGGATGCCATCATGCTGGCCCATTTCTCGATGAGCCGCGCCGCGAACATGGCGCGTGCGCAGGCCGACATCCCGGTGCTGACCAGCCCGGATGCGGCGATAGACAAACTCAAGCGGGTGCTTATGACCGCAAATTCGAAGGGACAATCCGCATGTTGA
- the otnC gene encoding 3-oxo-tetronate 4-phosphate decarboxylase, whose amino-acid sequence MREDERKARDEMAHLCRSLFERGFSVGTAGNVSIRLTDGILMTPTNVRLGDLDPDRISRIDADGTHVAGDRPSKEVFLHQAFYDTRPEAGAVVHLHSTWATALSCLADIDPDNCVPPLTPYVVMRVGKVKRVPYVKPGDPRMGEMIRDLQGRHAAVLLANHGPVVSGKTLFSAVAAAEELEETARLIVALRGMNSRLLTPEEVAELDATFGRI is encoded by the coding sequence ATGAGGGAAGACGAGCGCAAGGCCCGGGACGAGATGGCGCATTTGTGCCGTTCGCTGTTCGAGCGGGGGTTTTCCGTGGGCACGGCGGGCAATGTCTCGATCCGGCTGACGGACGGCATCCTGATGACGCCCACCAATGTACGGCTGGGTGATCTCGACCCGGACCGGATTTCCAGGATCGATGCCGATGGTACCCATGTGGCGGGCGACAGGCCCAGCAAGGAAGTGTTCCTTCATCAGGCTTTTTACGACACCCGGCCCGAGGCCGGGGCTGTGGTGCACCTGCATTCCACTTGGGCAACGGCGCTGTCCTGCTTGGCAGACATCGACCCGGATAACTGCGTGCCACCGTTGACGCCGTATGTGGTGATGCGCGTGGGCAAGGTGAAGCGGGTACCTTATGTCAAGCCGGGCGATCCGCGCATGGGCGAGATGATCCGCGACCTGCAGGGCAGGCATGCCGCCGTTCTGCTGGCCAACCACGGGCCGGTGGTCAGTGGCAAGACCCTGTTCTCGGCTGTTGCCGCCGCTGAAGAGCTGGAGGAAACCGCGCGCCTGATCGTGGCCCTGCGCGGGATGAACAGCCGGTTGCTGACCCCGGAGGAGGTGGCCGAGCTGGACGCGACGTTTGGCCGGATCTGA
- a CDS encoding AbrB family transcriptional regulator, which translates to MAAFVAGWGVSVTGVPLGWLVGAMLLISGASLLRAPVVQPTAALPVVKSAVGTMLGAAIPPGIVGLAAAWWPSLLVMFGLLILGGAINYAGLRRLFSFPPIDALLCSMPGGISEMILLGDQAGADQRRVAIVQALRIALSVLIIPLLAGLTFGITVENTATSVRHSMAVADWGWFAACIVAGLVADRWTRIPAALILVPMAVSAALHLGRISAFEVPPEVSVVIQVMIGINVGARFLGVSIRALAGFALSAVAVVAVQIGLALAAAIVLSAQGTWDGLALLLAFAPGGLAEMSLIALTMGREVAFVVCHHILRVLFALFAAPALVATLSKRPR; encoded by the coding sequence TTGGCGGCCTTCGTTGCGGGCTGGGGCGTTTCGGTGACGGGGGTTCCGCTGGGCTGGCTGGTGGGCGCGATGCTCTTGATATCCGGAGCGTCGCTCTTGCGCGCGCCGGTGGTGCAGCCGACGGCGGCGCTTCCCGTCGTCAAGTCGGCGGTGGGCACCATGCTGGGTGCCGCAATCCCGCCCGGTATCGTCGGGCTGGCCGCCGCCTGGTGGCCGTCTTTGCTGGTGATGTTTGGGCTTCTGATCCTTGGTGGGGCGATCAACTATGCCGGTTTGCGGCGGCTCTTCAGCTTTCCCCCGATCGACGCGCTGTTGTGTTCCATGCCCGGCGGCATATCCGAGATGATCCTGTTGGGCGACCAAGCCGGCGCTGATCAGCGCCGGGTGGCCATCGTCCAAGCCCTGCGCATCGCACTGTCGGTCCTGATCATCCCGTTACTGGCCGGTCTGACCTTTGGCATCACCGTCGAAAACACCGCCACTTCGGTACGCCATTCGATGGCTGTCGCCGATTGGGGCTGGTTTGCCGCCTGTATCGTCGCAGGCCTTGTCGCCGACCGCTGGACCCGCATTCCGGCGGCGCTGATCCTCGTCCCGATGGCGGTTAGCGCGGCGCTGCACCTGGGCCGGATTTCGGCGTTCGAGGTGCCGCCCGAGGTGTCGGTCGTCATCCAAGTGATGATCGGCATCAACGTCGGCGCCCGCTTTCTGGGCGTGTCGATCCGGGCGTTGGCGGGCTTTGCCCTATCGGCGGTGGCCGTGGTTGCGGTGCAGATCGGCCTTGCGCTGGCGGCGGCGATCGTGTTGTCGGCGCAGGGCACCTGGGACGGGCTTGCACTTTTGCTCGCATTTGCGCCCGGCGGTCTGGCCGAGATGTCGCTGATCGCCCTAACGATGGGGCGCGAGGTGGCCTTTGTCGTGTGCCACCACATCCTGAGGGTCCTGTTCGCGCTTTTTGCCGCACCGGCCCTTGTCGCAACTTTGTCAAAGAGGCCTAGATGA
- the otnK gene encoding 3-oxo-tetronate kinase, with product MLIGVIADDFTGGSDIANTLAKGHAPEGGLRTAQYAGVPTGSAAPGIEAGVISLKSRSAPVEEAVTQSLAALDWLTAQGCEQIVFKYCSTFDSTDDGNIGPVAEALARALDCRGVVVCPAFPTAGRTVYQGHLFVFDRLLNESGMQNHPLTPMTDPDLRRVLSAQTSAGVGLVPHPVVGAGASALRKALSDMSHSFAVVDAISDDALLTIGEAVDGAALVTGGSGIALGLPRNFIRAGRTQGGKTPFAPVKGAAAILAGSCSGATRGQVAHHAARHPTLAIDVAGVMAGAVTVEDVVRFVTEHAGQAPLVYSSGTPEQVGTMQSEFGREAVSARLDALFADTARALIAQGYRRLVVAGGETSGAVAQAVCDTLSVDAMGIGPEIDPGVPILNLGDAPVLLALKSGNFGTPDFFGKALAMMEHGA from the coding sequence ATGTTGATTGGCGTGATCGCAGATGACTTCACCGGCGGCAGCGACATTGCAAACACCCTAGCCAAGGGGCACGCGCCCGAAGGTGGGCTGCGCACCGCACAATATGCCGGCGTGCCGACCGGCTCCGCCGCGCCGGGAATCGAGGCTGGGGTGATATCGCTCAAAAGCCGCTCGGCGCCAGTGGAAGAGGCGGTGACCCAATCGCTGGCTGCGCTGGACTGGCTGACCGCTCAGGGCTGCGAGCAAATCGTGTTCAAGTATTGCTCGACCTTTGACTCCACCGATGATGGCAATATCGGCCCGGTGGCCGAAGCGCTGGCGCGCGCGCTGGATTGCCGGGGCGTCGTGGTCTGCCCGGCGTTTCCGACGGCGGGGCGGACGGTCTACCAAGGGCACCTGTTTGTCTTTGACCGGCTGCTGAATGAATCGGGAATGCAGAACCACCCGCTGACACCGATGACCGACCCGGACCTGCGGCGGGTGCTGTCGGCCCAGACCTCTGCCGGGGTTGGCCTTGTGCCGCATCCAGTGGTGGGAGCGGGCGCAAGCGCGCTGCGCAAGGCGCTTAGCGACATGTCCCACAGCTTTGCGGTGGTCGACGCCATATCCGACGATGCCCTTTTGACCATTGGGGAGGCGGTTGACGGCGCGGCGCTTGTCACCGGTGGATCGGGCATTGCGCTGGGACTGCCGCGCAACTTCATCCGCGCGGGCCGGACACAGGGCGGCAAGACACCCTTTGCCCCGGTCAAGGGGGCTGCGGCGATCCTGGCCGGGTCCTGTTCCGGCGCGACGCGCGGACAGGTGGCGCATCACGCGGCGCGCCATCCGACGCTGGCCATCGACGTGGCGGGTGTCATGGCGGGCGCGGTCACCGTCGAGGATGTCGTGCGCTTCGTGACAGAACATGCGGGTCAGGCGCCGCTGGTCTATTCCTCAGGCACGCCCGAACAGGTCGGGACGATGCAATCGGAGTTCGGCCGCGAGGCGGTCTCGGCCCGGCTCGACGCGCTTTTTGCAGATACCGCGCGCGCGTTGATTGCACAAGGGTATCGGCGGCTCGTCGTGGCGGGCGGCGAAACATCGGGCGCGGTGGCCCAGGCGGTCTGTGACACGCTGTCGGTCGACGCCATGGGGATCGGTCCCGAGATCGACCCCGGCGTGCCGATCCTCAACCTGGGCGATGCGCCGGTCCTGCTGGCGTTGAAATCGGGCAATTTCGGCACGCCGGACTTTTTTGGCAAGGCCCTGGCCATGATGGAGCACGGCGCATGA
- a CDS encoding isocitrate/isopropylmalate dehydrogenase family protein translates to MRIMTLPCDGIGPEIMAATLEVVEAANKRFDLGLTFEEAESGFTSLKNHGITLRDEVLERARTEFDGVILGTQSHMDYPPVVEGGRNVSAGFRIGLDLYANVRPARSRDFIPNKAPGMDLVIMREATEGFYPDRNMYKGVGEMMPDPDMALSVRKITRAGSMRICREAFKLAMQRKKKVVAIHKANSFLMTDGLFLECFREVAKEFPEVEADDKIVDAFAALLVRQPEIYDVVVATNFYGDILSDLASELSGSLGLAGSINANAETGLVCAQAQHGSAPDIQGQNVANPTSLILSAAMMLSWLGEQRGVQKLMDAGAAITEAVDRVIDDPAQRTRDLGGSVNTDQFGAFVADAVAGKVPA, encoded by the coding sequence ATGCGTATCATGACCCTGCCGTGTGACGGCATCGGACCCGAAATCATGGCGGCCACGCTTGAAGTGGTGGAAGCGGCGAACAAGCGCTTCGACCTGGGCCTGACCTTCGAGGAAGCGGAAAGCGGCTTCACCAGCTTGAAAAACCACGGCATCACGCTCCGGGACGAGGTGCTGGAGCGGGCCCGCACCGAATTTGACGGCGTGATCCTCGGCACCCAGAGCCACATGGATTACCCGCCGGTGGTCGAGGGCGGGCGCAACGTTTCGGCCGGGTTCCGCATCGGGCTGGACCTTTATGCCAACGTGCGCCCCGCGCGCTCGCGCGATTTCATCCCCAACAAGGCGCCGGGCATGGACCTTGTCATCATGCGCGAGGCGACCGAAGGCTTCTATCCCGACCGCAACATGTACAAGGGCGTGGGCGAGATGATGCCCGATCCCGACATGGCGCTGTCGGTGCGCAAGATAACGCGCGCCGGGTCGATGCGGATCTGCCGCGAGGCGTTCAAGCTGGCGATGCAGCGGAAGAAAAAGGTGGTGGCCATCCACAAGGCCAACAGCTTCCTGATGACCGACGGGCTGTTCCTGGAATGCTTCCGCGAAGTGGCCAAAGAGTTCCCCGAGGTCGAGGCCGATGACAAGATCGTCGATGCCTTCGCCGCGCTTCTGGTGCGCCAGCCCGAGATATACGACGTGGTGGTGGCCACCAACTTCTATGGCGACATCCTGTCTGATCTGGCCTCCGAATTGTCGGGCTCGCTCGGCCTTGCCGGGTCGATCAATGCCAATGCCGAAACCGGGCTGGTCTGTGCCCAGGCGCAGCACGGTTCAGCGCCGGACATCCAAGGTCAGAATGTGGCCAATCCGACCTCGCTGATTCTCTCGGCGGCGATGATGCTGTCCTGGCTGGGCGAACAGCGGGGCGTGCAGAAGCTGATGGATGCCGGTGCCGCGATCACGGAAGCGGTGGACCGGGTGATCGACGATCCAGCCCAGCGCACGCGAGATCTGGGTGGATCGGTCAATACCGATCAGTTCGGGGCCTTTGTGGCCGATGCGGTCGCGGGCAAGGTCCCGGCCTGA
- a CDS encoding Bug family tripartite tricarboxylate transporter substrate binding protein, translating to MQSKFAFFAAAALVAVSFAPIPATAQDFTPENPQCIAPSNPGGGWDFICRTTAKYLFDLGVINDAMQVTNMSGGGGGVAFAHVTKERNEDNNLIVAASMSTSARIAQGIYEDAEQDDVHFLATFGAEYGAIAVPADSEFQTLNQMMDAILEDPRSVGIAGGSSVGSYDHIKPMLVAQEAGLEDVTQLKYVSFDGGGEAMTGLLSGSVEALSGDFSEMLGFLESGDIRIIAILAPERLKNYPDIPTAKEQGYDVVGANWRGLYMPAGASDEAKEFWKNAIMTMAEDQGFQDALEAAAIEPFNNFGDDMHAFVAQTIADVTKLSKEIGIIQ from the coding sequence ATGCAATCCAAGTTCGCCTTCTTCGCGGCCGCGGCGCTTGTTGCCGTCTCGTTCGCGCCGATCCCCGCGACCGCGCAGGACTTCACCCCCGAAAACCCGCAATGCATCGCCCCCTCGAACCCCGGTGGCGGTTGGGATTTCATCTGCCGCACCACCGCGAAATATCTCTTCGATCTGGGCGTGATCAACGACGCAATGCAGGTCACCAACATGTCCGGCGGCGGCGGCGGCGTGGCCTTTGCCCATGTCACCAAGGAGCGCAACGAGGACAACAACCTGATCGTCGCGGCCTCGATGTCGACCAGCGCTCGGATCGCGCAAGGCATCTATGAGGACGCCGAGCAGGACGACGTTCACTTCCTCGCCACCTTCGGTGCGGAGTACGGGGCCATCGCCGTTCCGGCCGATTCCGAATTCCAGACCCTGAACCAGATGATGGACGCGATCCTCGAAGACCCGCGGTCGGTCGGCATCGCAGGCGGATCGTCTGTCGGCAGCTATGACCACATCAAGCCGATGCTGGTCGCTCAGGAGGCCGGGCTCGAGGACGTCACCCAGCTGAAATACGTCTCCTTCGACGGCGGCGGCGAGGCGATGACCGGCCTGCTTTCCGGCTCGGTCGAGGCGCTGTCGGGCGACTTCTCGGAGATGCTGGGGTTCCTGGAATCCGGTGATATCCGGATCATCGCGATCCTCGCGCCCGAGCGGCTGAAGAACTACCCCGACATCCCGACCGCAAAGGAACAGGGATATGACGTCGTCGGTGCCAACTGGCGCGGGCTCTACATGCCGGCCGGTGCCTCGGACGAGGCCAAGGAGTTCTGGAAGAACGCGATCATGACCATGGCCGAGGACCAAGGCTTCCAGGATGCGCTGGAAGCGGCGGCGATCGAGCCGTTCAACAACTTCGGCGACGACATGCATGCCTTCGTGGCGCAGACCATCGCTGACGTGACCAAGCTGTCGAAAGAGATCGGCATCATCCAGTAA
- a CDS encoding tripartite tricarboxylate transporter permease encodes MEILSLLADGFAVALTPQNLFLAVVGCFLGTLMGALPGLGPANGVAILIPIAFSLGLGPTPSLILLTSVYYGAMYGGRISSILLNIPGDEPAMMTCLDGYPMAQQGKAGEALSLSGVASFVGAFVATCGLVLLAPQLVKIALLFGPAEYFVLFTVAFATLGGISSTNQAKSAFAAALGLGIAMIGSDSQTGSQRFTFGQIHLYDGIDFLIAIVGLFALSEVFIFLEHHRGGSAASGNAPKVGRIMPDFAMIKRCIPSMARGTGLGFFAGVLPGAGASLGSFLAYSLEKQTVDREGKTFGKGDPRGVAAPEAGNNAASGGALVPMLALGVPGSGTTAVLLAVLLQLNITPGPLLFTKNPDVVWGLIAALFLANFILLAMNIPLVGIFTRVLMVPTRILMPVVAMISFVGIYSITGSTFDVMLMVGFGFAGWLLRKLDVPLVPIILGILLGNQMEVNLRRAMTISDGDWLTLVGSPLAIILWIIAITGFVLPMLMGRRVKRQMEAARNEEEFVGD; translated from the coding sequence ATGGAAATTCTGTCCCTTCTTGCTGACGGTTTCGCGGTCGCACTGACGCCGCAGAACCTCTTCCTCGCCGTCGTCGGCTGCTTTCTCGGCACGCTGATGGGCGCATTGCCCGGGCTTGGCCCCGCCAATGGCGTGGCGATCCTGATCCCCATCGCCTTTTCGCTGGGCCTCGGCCCGACGCCCTCGCTGATCCTGCTCACCTCCGTCTACTACGGCGCGATGTACGGCGGGCGGATCTCGTCGATCTTGCTGAACATTCCCGGCGACGAGCCGGCAATGATGACCTGCCTCGACGGCTACCCGATGGCGCAACAGGGCAAGGCGGGCGAGGCGCTCTCGCTCTCCGGCGTGGCCTCCTTTGTCGGAGCCTTCGTGGCGACTTGCGGGTTGGTCTTGCTGGCGCCGCAGCTGGTCAAGATCGCGCTTTTGTTCGGTCCGGCGGAATACTTCGTGCTGTTCACCGTAGCATTTGCCACGCTTGGCGGCATCTCGTCGACCAACCAGGCAAAGTCGGCCTTTGCCGCCGCCTTGGGCCTTGGCATCGCGATGATCGGCAGCGACAGCCAGACCGGCTCTCAGCGCTTCACCTTCGGCCAAATCCACCTTTATGACGGCATCGACTTTCTGATCGCCATCGTCGGCCTCTTCGCCCTGTCCGAAGTCTTCATCTTCCTCGAACACCACCGCGGCGGTTCGGCGGCCAGCGGCAACGCGCCCAAGGTCGGCAGGATCATGCCCGACTTCGCGATGATCAAGCGCTGCATTCCTTCGATGGCGCGCGGCACCGGTCTGGGCTTTTTTGCTGGCGTGCTGCCGGGAGCAGGTGCATCGCTTGGCTCGTTCCTCGCCTATTCGCTGGAAAAACAGACCGTGGACCGTGAAGGCAAGACCTTCGGCAAAGGCGATCCGCGTGGCGTGGCCGCGCCCGAGGCGGGCAACAACGCGGCTTCTGGCGGGGCGCTGGTGCCGATGCTGGCGCTCGGCGTGCCGGGGTCAGGCACGACCGCAGTGCTGTTGGCGGTACTTCTGCAGCTCAACATCACCCCCGGGCCGCTCCTGTTCACCAAGAACCCCGACGTGGTCTGGGGCTTGATCGCCGCGCTCTTCCTCGCGAACTTCATCCTGCTCGCGATGAACATCCCGCTGGTGGGCATCTTTACCCGTGTGCTGATGGTGCCGACCCGCATCCTGATGCCGGTAGTGGCGATGATCTCTTTCGTCGGCATCTACTCGATCACCGGCTCGACCTTCGACGTGATGCTGATGGTGGGCTTTGGCTTTGCCGGCTGGCTTTTGCGCAAGCTCGACGTGCCGCTGGTGCCGATCATCCTCGGCATTCTTCTGGGCAACCAGATGGAGGTCAACCTGCGCCGCGCCATGACGATCTCGGACGGCGACTGGCTCACGCTTGTGGGCTCGCCCCTGGCGATCATCCTCTGGATCATCGCGATCACCGGGTTCGTCCTGCCGATGTTGATGGGCCGCCGGGTGAAGCGCCAGATGGAAGCCGCCCGCAATGAAGAGGAATTCGTCGGGGACTGA
- the acnA gene encoding aconitate hydratase AcnA, giving the protein MTRLTRVRPDGRDVQFTDLANVLGARLPRLPHVLRLLSENHLRDTGAPAPLLAALDDWLEGRTTHFEFSFRPNRILMHDTTCTPAIADIAGLRDAVAEAGGTPEDLTPQLPVEVSVDHSLAVDVYANPQAALRNGAREIARNRERYAFLKWASANLKGVHVNPPGTGIMHTINLEQLATVLELRDDGFAHPDMLLGTDSHTPMINGIGVLGWGIGGLEAESVMFGQPATLAMPRVIGVRLEGSLPPGTLSTDLALEVTHQLRALDVTGAFVEFFGPGVVGLSAGDRAVIANMAPEYGASTGFFPVDASTVDYLAATGRPERLTRLIGPVFRRMGLWFDPAEQPHFDAGLTIDLSILRPLLAGPRRPQDRCAPGEARACVEAAIDRPLVLSAKEDVPDGAVGVAAITSCTNTSDPRLLITAGLLARKARQRGLQVPRWVKTSLAPGSPSARDYLDRAGLTEDLSALGFDIVGFGCTTCIGNSGPLPPVIETALQQGKAICAVLSGNRNFPGRVHPKLDLGYLASPPLVVAYAIRGVIDGDILTDPVGTDPDGAAVFMSDLWPDAEEVSAALALGYRSKDISRAFYQASENPEWQAIDCPATPQFAWDPKSRNLRRPKFASLSETSRLGTYHAAPLLVLGDDMTTDHISPAGWIAPDSEAGKWLIDRGGTPEDLNVYASYRGNWEVMLRGLFTNRLARNFLARDLVPAWTVLEDGMQLPVYKAAEQMQAAGTPVVVLAGERYGMGSSRDWAAKGVALLGAKAVIARSFERIHRQNLIGMGVVPLVITDGFIPAKAGVTASDRFHIDLPSADLAPNRDVTLGWERADGSRTPITCRADVQTGQEVAVLQQGGVLAAILNRTLGRKTPRQDAAEVAGNSLFL; this is encoded by the coding sequence ATGACCCGTCTCACCCGTGTCCGGCCCGATGGCCGCGACGTGCAGTTCACCGATCTGGCCAATGTGCTGGGCGCGCGGTTGCCGCGCCTGCCTCATGTGCTGCGGTTGCTGAGCGAAAACCACCTGCGTGACACCGGCGCCCCCGCCCCCTTACTGGCGGCGCTGGATGATTGGCTGGAAGGGCGGACAACCCATTTCGAGTTCTCATTCCGGCCCAACCGCATCCTGATGCATGACACCACCTGTACCCCGGCGATTGCCGATATTGCCGGGCTGCGCGATGCGGTGGCCGAGGCGGGCGGCACCCCCGAAGACCTGACCCCGCAATTGCCGGTCGAGGTCTCAGTCGACCATTCCCTGGCGGTGGATGTCTATGCCAATCCACAGGCCGCCCTCCGCAACGGCGCGCGTGAGATCGCGCGCAACCGCGAACGCTATGCCTTTTTGAAATGGGCGTCGGCCAATCTGAAGGGTGTGCATGTGAACCCGCCGGGCACCGGCATCATGCATACGATCAACCTTGAGCAACTGGCGACAGTGCTGGAACTGCGTGACGACGGCTTTGCCCATCCCGACATGTTGCTGGGCACCGACAGTCATACGCCGATGATCAACGGGATCGGGGTGCTGGGCTGGGGCATTGGCGGGTTGGAGGCCGAAAGCGTGATGTTTGGCCAGCCCGCCACGCTGGCCATGCCGCGGGTGATCGGGGTGCGGCTGGAGGGGAGCTTGCCGCCCGGTACGCTGTCCACCGATCTGGCGTTGGAGGTGACGCATCAACTGCGCGCGCTGGATGTGACCGGGGCCTTTGTTGAGTTCTTCGGGCCTGGGGTTGTTGGGCTGTCGGCGGGCGATCGCGCGGTGATTGCCAATATGGCGCCGGAATATGGCGCCTCGACCGGGTTCTTTCCAGTCGACGCATCCACGGTTGATTACCTGGCGGCCACCGGACGGCCCGAACGCTTGACCCGCCTGATCGGGCCGGTGTTTCGCCGCATGGGCCTCTGGTTCGATCCCGCCGAGCAGCCGCATTTTGATGCGGGCCTGACCATTGACCTGTCCATCTTGCGCCCCTTGTTGGCAGGCCCGCGCCGCCCGCAGGACCGGTGCGCACCCGGTGAGGCCCGCGCGTGCGTCGAAGCCGCCATTGACCGGCCGCTTGTCCTGTCTGCAAAGGAGGATGTGCCCGATGGCGCGGTCGGAGTGGCGGCGATTACCAGTTGCACCAACACCTCTGACCCGCGTTTGCTGATCACCGCCGGGCTTCTGGCGCGAAAGGCGCGGCAGCGCGGCTTGCAGGTGCCGCGTTGGGTCAAGACCTCACTGGCGCCGGGCTCACCCTCGGCCCGGGATTACCTGGACCGCGCAGGCCTGACCGAGGATCTGTCGGCGCTGGGCTTTGATATTGTGGGGTTCGGCTGTACCACCTGCATCGGGAATTCCGGGCCTCTGCCGCCGGTGATTGAGACCGCGTTGCAGCAGGGCAAGGCCATTTGCGCCGTGTTGTCGGGTAACCGGAACTTTCCGGGCCGGGTGCATCCGAAGCTCGACCTTGGATACCTGGCCTCGCCGCCGCTGGTGGTGGCCTATGCGATCCGGGGCGTGATCGACGGCGACATACTGACCGATCCCGTCGGTACGGACCCTGACGGCGCCGCGGTCTTTATGTCCGACCTTTGGCCCGATGCCGAGGAGGTCAGCGCCGCGTTGGCGCTTGGCTACCGGTCCAAAGACATTTCCCGCGCCTTTTACCAGGCGTCCGAAAATCCGGAGTGGCAGGCCATCGACTGTCCCGCGACGCCGCAATTCGCCTGGGACCCGAAATCGCGCAACCTGCGCCGACCCAAGTTCGCTTCCTTGTCGGAAACCAGCCGCCTGGGCACCTATCACGCAGCGCCCTTGCTGGTGCTGGGCGACGACATGACAACCGATCACATCTCGCCCGCCGGGTGGATCGCGCCGGACAGCGAAGCGGGCAAATGGTTGATCGACCGGGGCGGCACGCCAGAGGATCTGAACGTCTACGCCTCTTATCGCGGCAATTGGGAGGTCATGTTGCGCGGGCTCTTCACCAACCGGTTGGCGCGGAATTTTCTGGCCCGGGACTTGGTTCCGGCCTGGACCGTGCTGGAGGACGGGATGCAGTTGCCTGTCTACAAGGCTGCGGAGCAAATGCAGGCGGCCGGAACACCGGTAGTCGTGCTGGCGGGCGAGCGTTATGGCATGGGGTCCAGCCGCGATTGGGCTGCCAAGGGGGTGGCGCTTCTTGGGGCGAAAGCCGTTATCGCGCGCAGTTTCGAACGCATCCACCGCCAGAACCTGATTGGCATGGGTGTGGTGCCGCTGGTCATCACCGATGGTTTCATCCCGGCAAAAGCGGGTGTCACGGCGTCCGACCGGTTTCATATCGACCTGCCATCCGCCGACCTGGCGCCGAACCGGGATGTAACGCTTGGCTGGGAAAGGGCCGATGGATCGCGGACCCCGATCACCTGCCGTGCCGATGTGCAAACAGGGCAGGAGGTTGCTGTCTTGCAGCAGGGCGGCGTTCTCGCCGCGATCCTGAACCGGACGCTGGGGCGAAAGACACCGCGGCAGGACGCCGCCGAGGTAGCAGGTAACTCCTTGTTCTTGTGA
- a CDS encoding tripartite tricarboxylate transporter TctB family protein, producing MSDRIFGGFGLALAIFYIWAASIIKDSFMVDVVGPRAFPYIVGIILGLTSIWFILRPDDEPEWPILKDLAEILFAGAVMLVYCWALPEVGFVIATVFATAYLTWRLGTAPLWSLVTGVATSVGIYVTFHLILGLSLAKGPLGF from the coding sequence ATGAGCGACCGTATATTCGGCGGCTTCGGGCTGGCGCTTGCCATCTTCTACATCTGGGCCGCCTCCATCATCAAAGACAGTTTCATGGTCGATGTCGTGGGGCCGCGGGCCTTTCCCTACATCGTGGGCATCATCCTCGGCCTGACCTCGATCTGGTTCATCCTGCGTCCGGATGACGAACCGGAATGGCCGATCCTCAAGGACCTGGCCGAAATTCTCTTCGCCGGTGCGGTGATGCTGGTCTATTGCTGGGCGCTGCCCGAGGTCGGCTTTGTCATCGCCACCGTATTCGCCACCGCCTATCTCACATGGCGTCTGGGCACCGCGCCGCTCTGGTCGCTGGTCACCGGCGTCGCGACCTCGGTCGGCATCTACGTCACCTTCCACCTGATCCTCGGCCTGTCACTGGCCAAGGGCCCGCTTGGTTTCTGA